In the Burkholderia cenocepacia genome, one interval contains:
- a CDS encoding aromatic ring-hydroxylating oxygenase subunit alpha, with translation MTSPDQHEAHHDPVRDYLDRGIKNYWYPVAPSWQVSNAPVGLTRLSEQIVLWRDHDGKVHALEDRCPHRGARLSLGWNLGGNIACWYHGIEVDGGGTVNRVPAVSNCPLEGMKCVKSYPVEEKAGAIFLWFGDEAHGEPAPLNLPEELVADEYAHFLCVSNWKCNYQYAIDNVMDPMHGAYLHATSHSMAEGDKQADMRVRKTDTGLMFEKIGQRDVNFDWVELGETGCLWMRLAIPYKQKFGPGGNFGIIGFATPVDGDHCQVYFWRTRKVGGWQRDVWRFMYRNRLEGLHWDVLEQDRYVLESLAPHARDHEYLYQHDVGITRVRRMLRQRAQEHLSALDAHRAAHAAAEPANG, from the coding sequence ATGACGTCCCCCGACCAACACGAAGCCCACCACGACCCGGTCCGTGACTATCTCGACCGCGGCATCAAGAACTACTGGTATCCCGTCGCGCCGAGCTGGCAGGTGTCGAACGCGCCCGTCGGCCTCACGCGCCTGTCCGAGCAGATCGTGCTGTGGCGCGATCACGACGGCAAGGTCCACGCGCTGGAAGATCGTTGCCCGCACCGCGGCGCGCGTCTGTCGCTCGGCTGGAACCTCGGCGGCAACATCGCGTGCTGGTATCACGGCATCGAAGTCGACGGCGGTGGCACGGTCAACCGTGTGCCGGCCGTGTCGAACTGTCCGCTCGAAGGCATGAAGTGCGTGAAGTCGTATCCGGTCGAAGAGAAGGCCGGCGCGATCTTCCTGTGGTTCGGCGACGAAGCGCACGGCGAGCCGGCGCCGCTGAACCTGCCGGAAGAACTGGTCGCCGACGAGTATGCGCACTTCCTGTGCGTATCGAACTGGAAGTGCAATTACCAGTACGCGATCGACAACGTGATGGACCCGATGCACGGTGCCTATCTGCACGCGACGTCGCACTCGATGGCCGAAGGCGACAAGCAGGCCGACATGCGCGTGCGCAAGACGGACACGGGCCTGATGTTCGAGAAGATCGGCCAGCGCGACGTGAACTTCGACTGGGTCGAGCTCGGCGAAACGGGCTGCCTGTGGATGCGTCTCGCGATTCCGTACAAGCAGAAGTTCGGCCCGGGCGGCAATTTCGGGATCATCGGCTTCGCGACGCCGGTCGACGGCGACCACTGCCAGGTTTACTTCTGGCGTACCCGCAAGGTCGGCGGCTGGCAGCGCGACGTGTGGCGCTTCATGTATCGCAACCGCCTCGAAGGCCTGCACTGGGACGTGCTCGAGCAGGATCGCTACGTCCTCGAAAGCCTCGCGCCGCATGCGCGCGATCACGAATACCTGTACCAGCACGACGTCGGCATCACGCGCGTGCGCCGGATGCTGCGCCAGCGTGCGCAGGAGCATCTGTCCGCGCTCGACGCGCATCGTGCAGCGCATGCCGCCGCGGAGCCCGCGAATGGCTGA
- a CDS encoding recombinase-like helix-turn-helix domain-containing protein has translation MKEATVNFNPFLKPWVAPQPNNVAGKGQIEIPGQVENQIWQNRKAAPTQYENDLGDALERVFESGATELDDVVAGLNRIGFRAPDGTVWTPERFRAEMASLAE, from the coding sequence ATGAAAGAAGCGACCGTCAACTTCAATCCCTTCCTGAAGCCGTGGGTGGCGCCGCAGCCGAACAACGTCGCGGGCAAGGGGCAGATCGAAATCCCCGGTCAGGTCGAGAACCAGATCTGGCAGAACCGCAAGGCCGCACCGACTCAATACGAAAACGACCTCGGCGATGCGCTCGAACGCGTGTTCGAGAGCGGCGCGACCGAGCTGGACGATGTCGTCGCGGGGCTGAACCGCATCGGCTTCCGCGCGCCGGACGGCACGGTTTGGACACCCGAGCGTTTCCGCGCCGAAATGGCCTCGCTGGCGGAATGA
- a CDS encoding non-heme iron oxygenase ferredoxin subunit, which translates to MSEQWICAGHAGALSEDTPIEFKRTDGVEIGIYRVGDDVYALENVCPHAYALLTQGFVDEGTVECPLHEAVFDIKTGACLKGPGGRALKQYAVRLAGEEIQIKVE; encoded by the coding sequence ATGTCTGAACAATGGATTTGCGCCGGTCATGCCGGCGCGCTGTCGGAAGACACGCCGATCGAGTTCAAGCGGACCGACGGCGTGGAAATCGGGATCTACCGCGTCGGCGACGACGTGTATGCGCTCGAGAACGTATGCCCGCATGCGTACGCGCTGCTGACGCAGGGGTTCGTCGACGAAGGCACGGTCGAATGCCCGCTGCACGAGGCCGTGTTCGACATCAAGACGGGCGCATGCCTGAAGGGGCCGGGCGGACGTGCGCTGAAGCAGTACGCGGTGCGCCTCGCCGGTGAAGAAATCCAGATCAAGGTGGAATGA